Within the Butyrivibrio sp. AE3004 genome, the region GTTCCATGCACAAAAAATAGCAGATAACAAATGGGATGGACATAAGTACTGAATTGACAAACATTATTGCCCTGACTCTCAGCGCTATATTTTTTATAAAAAAAGCAGGAAGCATCACAAAAGAATACGCAAGCTTTGTAAACTGAAGCTCTGCCCCATGGAGTTCTAATACTGTCCCTTTGAAAATGCATTTTGCCATATCGTAATATATAAGTTCGTCAGGATAGGTTTCCATAGCTTTGCTATAGTTTGATAAAAAATATAAAGCAGCCACATGAACAAGGAAAACTGCCGTCAGTATGATTTTTTCCTTTTTCTCTAATCCTTTTTTCCCCTTCAATCCTGCATCACCTCGTCTGCCGGCTCAAGTACCCACTCATGTGAAATACGGGCAATTCCCTCATCCTCAGTACTTGACGTCACAGTAAATTCAACTGCGTTCTTCCAGTAATCCACAGGAAATTCCTCCTGGGTTTCTATCATTACATCTATGCGGTATTCTCCCGCTATAAGCGAGAGCTTTGGCATTATAAACTCAAAGCTCCCATCCTTCTTCAAGGTTATCTTTCCCATGTGCTCGGCTCTTGTACTTGTGCCGTAGCACAGTTCGCCGTCATTTCTGTAGATTCTTACTCCGAAAAATACATAATCTATTTCTTTTTGGACAGTATAGTCCACCCTGATCGTACACGAGTCTTCAGTATCAAGCCTGTTTACCGTTTCTTTGTTCCGAAGAAGTCTGACCCTTGTTATTCTTGCCTCTCCGCTGCCGTATCTGTTTTTTTCAAATGTAAAGCTCTTTTCTTCCCCACCTGTCTCTTTCCTGTCATCATCCTGCTTCGATAAAAAATCCAGGTAAACAGGACCCAGCTCACTTGGCTTTCCCTCTGCCTTAACCTTTCCGTCCTGAATCCAAATGCATCTGTCGCACAGCTGCTCTATCTGCCTCATCGAATGTGATACAAGAACTATCGTCGTTCCGTTCCCCAGTATTTCTCTAAGTCTGTTGTAACATTTAGCCTGAAAAGCAGCATCTCCCACGACAAGAATCTCATCTATAAGAAGTATGTCAGCATTTACGTTAATCGCAACAGCAAAGGCAAGACGCATATACATTCCCGATGAGTAGGTTCTGACTGGGTTATCAATATAGTCCTCAAGCTCTGAAAAAGCTATTATATCATCAAGCCTTTCCTCTATCTCTCTGTGAGTAAGGCCAAATATTGCAGCATTTATAAAAATATTTTCTCTTCCCGTCATATCC harbors:
- a CDS encoding ABC transporter ATP-binding protein codes for the protein MQEEYAIEVDNIDKSFRVYYDKGFTLKEASLFKKRRSYEMRQVINGLSFKVKRGEAVALIGHNGCGKSTTLKMLTRIIYPDSGKIIMNGRVSSLLELGAGFHEDMTGRENIFINAAIFGLTHREIEERLDDIIAFSELEDYIDNPVRTYSSGMYMRLAFAVAINVNADILLIDEILVVGDAAFQAKCYNRLREILGNGTTIVLVSHSMRQIEQLCDRCIWIQDGKVKAEGKPSELGPVYLDFLSKQDDDRKETGGEEKSFTFEKNRYGSGEARITRVRLLRNKETVNRLDTEDSCTIRVDYTVQKEIDYVFFGVRIYRNDGELCYGTSTRAEHMGKITLKKDGSFEFIMPKLSLIAGEYRIDVMIETQEEFPVDYWKNAVEFTVTSSTEDEGIARISHEWVLEPADEVMQD